One Sodalis praecaptivus DNA segment encodes these proteins:
- a CDS encoding aldo/keto reductase, with product MTYSAQRIAFMDERPDLNTRWVAPLDRFKRYAYHRVGNSGLVVSPIGLGTWYNFGDDTPFQQQRDIIRFAFEHGINHFDLANQYGPPLGAAEENVGRVLRKDFGAYRHELVITTKAGWPQWLGPNGRLGGKKHLLGSIDESLTRLGLDHVDIFYSHRYDPDTPLRETIEALDTIVRQGKALYVGISSYSAQRSHEAFTIAQELGTPLLVNQSSYSLLNRWIEDHLLDDLAGFGGAAVAFTPLAQGLLAERYLQGFDNVKRSQHRPYISSEAQSADNLNRLRGLAAIAAERGQTLSQLAIAWTLRDPRVASTLVGVSNKEQLAENLKALENLTFTEEELQRIDRFAVHDGGVNPWKISSEL from the coding sequence ATGACGTACTCTGCACAACGTATTGCATTTATGGATGAGCGACCCGATCTAAATACCCGCTGGGTCGCCCCCCTTGACCGTTTCAAACGCTACGCCTATCACCGCGTCGGTAATAGCGGGCTGGTGGTGTCGCCCATCGGGCTGGGAACGTGGTACAACTTCGGCGATGACACGCCCTTTCAGCAGCAGCGCGACATCATTCGCTTCGCCTTTGAACATGGCATCAACCATTTCGATCTCGCGAACCAGTACGGTCCGCCGCTGGGCGCTGCGGAAGAGAATGTGGGGCGCGTGCTGCGCAAAGACTTTGGGGCATACCGCCACGAATTGGTGATCACCACCAAGGCGGGTTGGCCGCAGTGGCTGGGCCCCAATGGTCGCTTGGGGGGGAAAAAACACTTGCTGGGCAGCATCGACGAATCGTTGACGCGGTTGGGGCTTGACCATGTCGATATTTTCTATTCTCACCGCTACGACCCGGATACGCCGCTGCGTGAGACCATTGAAGCGCTGGATACCATCGTGCGTCAGGGTAAGGCGCTGTATGTCGGTATCTCATCCTACTCCGCCCAGCGCTCCCATGAAGCCTTCACGATTGCCCAAGAGTTGGGCACGCCACTGTTGGTTAATCAATCATCCTACTCGCTGCTCAATCGCTGGATTGAAGATCACCTGCTCGACGATCTGGCCGGTTTCGGCGGCGCGGCGGTGGCCTTTACACCGCTGGCACAGGGGCTGCTGGCGGAGCGCTATCTGCAAGGGTTTGACAATGTGAAACGGTCCCAGCACCGCCCCTATATCTCGTCAGAGGCGCAATCGGCCGATAATCTCAACCGCCTGCGCGGACTGGCCGCCATCGCGGCAGAGCGCGGCCAAACGTTATCGCAACTGGCCATCGCCTGGACATTGCGCGACCCGCGGGTCGCCTCGACGTTGGTCGGCGTGTCCAATAAAGAGCAGTTGGCCGAGAACCTAAAGGCGTTGGAGAACCTGACCTTCACCGAGGAAGAATTGCAGCGTATTGATCGCTTCGCGGTGCATGACGGCGGAGTCAATCCGTGGAAAATCTCCTCTGAATTGTAA
- a CDS encoding carbohydrate ABC transporter permease: MAAIQAIEPDETRGVSRRPLALYRRRGRRWLATAAALIISLLFAIPFIWLVASAFRPVSQTFQASVDLWTFVPRTLTLENFQAAFSRGFAVNVFNSLWVTGVSAAVGTLLAILAAFPLAVMRFPGRNALFVVVVFAFMIPFEMVALPLTTVFSQLGLANTLTALIVPGLVHGLAIFNLRQFFLSIPREQREAAWLDGAGWWRILFQIYLPLVRPAVIGTAMILAMAQWNAWLWPSLIITDNGKQTGAVAIGLQDSAYTQNYGLAFAEVFILALIPALLIFFGQRTFTRSLSHTGGK, from the coding sequence ATGGCTGCAATTCAGGCTATTGAACCGGATGAGACGCGCGGAGTGAGCCGCCGACCGCTCGCGCTATACCGTCGCCGTGGGCGCCGGTGGCTGGCGACGGCGGCAGCGCTGATCATATCGCTGCTGTTCGCTATCCCGTTCATCTGGCTGGTGGCGTCGGCTTTTCGCCCGGTTTCGCAAACGTTTCAGGCTAGCGTGGATCTCTGGACCTTCGTCCCCCGAACGCTGACGCTGGAAAATTTTCAGGCGGCGTTCAGCCGGGGCTTTGCCGTCAACGTGTTCAACTCGTTGTGGGTCACCGGCGTGTCGGCGGCGGTGGGCACGTTACTGGCCATTTTGGCAGCTTTTCCGCTGGCGGTGATGCGCTTCCCGGGGAGGAACGCCCTGTTTGTCGTGGTGGTATTTGCGTTCATGATCCCGTTTGAAATGGTTGCGCTGCCGCTGACAACGGTTTTCAGCCAATTGGGGCTGGCGAACACGTTGACCGCGCTGATTGTACCCGGCCTGGTGCATGGACTGGCCATTTTTAACCTGCGCCAATTCTTTTTGAGTATTCCCCGCGAGCAACGGGAGGCGGCCTGGCTAGATGGCGCCGGCTGGTGGCGCATTCTGTTCCAGATCTATCTACCGCTGGTACGCCCGGCGGTCATCGGTACGGCGATGATTCTGGCGATGGCTCAATGGAACGCCTGGTTGTGGCCGTCGCTCATCATTACCGATAACGGTAAGCAGACGGGCGCGGTCGCGATCGGCCTACAGGATTCCGCCTACACGCAGAATTATGGTCTGGCGTTTGCCGAAGTCTTCATATTGGCCCTTATCCCCGCGCTGCTGATATTTTTCGGCCAGCGCACGTTTACCCGATCCCTTAGCCACACCGGCGGCAAATAG
- a CDS encoding carbohydrate ABC transporter permease, with protein MITGVLRRQRPSRAARQEARTALLLLSPALLLLLLLRIIPAGLAIGQSFYTSVPGSVIPPRWVGWQNYLDLFDDPSFWASVAQTLLFAVLVNPLTMLCALFLAWLLTRNVALTGLWRTLAFLPTALPLMGTTVVFGVLLRPEGVVNSLLSRAYLPTSGWFTDVSGAMAALVILSTWTAVGYWMIFLIAAIRDVPRDYYDAAMLDGAGELQQFFSVTLPLIQRQLLFVLTASTVWNFILYAPIGALTKGGPQGSTNFLMYDIITRYYALSSPGSALAEMSVLFILMGATVWLQFRLLNRMRRAE; from the coding sequence GTGATAACGGGGGTATTGAGGCGGCAGCGCCCGAGTAGGGCGGCGCGTCAGGAAGCGCGCACCGCGCTGCTGTTGTTATCGCCGGCGTTGTTGCTCCTGCTGCTGCTGCGCATTATCCCGGCGGGGCTCGCCATCGGTCAGTCGTTCTATACCTCGGTGCCGGGCAGCGTCATTCCACCTCGCTGGGTGGGGTGGCAAAATTATCTCGACCTGTTTGACGATCCCAGTTTCTGGGCTTCAGTGGCGCAAACCCTACTGTTTGCGGTGCTGGTCAATCCCCTGACGATGTTGTGCGCGTTGTTTTTGGCCTGGTTACTGACGCGCAACGTAGCGTTGACCGGCCTGTGGCGCACGCTGGCCTTTCTGCCCACGGCGTTGCCGCTGATGGGCACCACCGTGGTGTTTGGGGTATTGCTGCGTCCGGAAGGGGTGGTCAACAGCCTCTTGTCGCGGGCGTACCTGCCCACGAGCGGCTGGTTTACCGATGTTTCCGGCGCGATGGCGGCGCTGGTCATCCTCTCTACCTGGACGGCAGTGGGATACTGGATGATTTTTCTCATTGCCGCCATCCGCGATGTACCGCGCGATTACTACGATGCGGCGATGCTTGATGGTGCCGGGGAGCTACAGCAATTTTTCTCCGTGACGCTGCCTTTGATCCAGCGCCAGTTGTTGTTCGTGCTGACGGCCAGCACGGTATGGAATTTCATTCTTTATGCGCCGATCGGCGCCCTGACCAAAGGCGGACCACAGGGCTCCACCAACTTTCTGATGTACGACATCATTACCCGCTATTACGCGCTCAGTTCGCCCGGCTCCGCGCTGGCGGAAATGTCGGTACTGTTTATCTTGATGGGAGCAACGGTATGGCTGCAATTCAGGCTATTGAACCGGATGAGACGCGCGGAGTGA
- a CDS encoding extracellular solute-binding protein: MNSSAKTFAGVLAGLLITLGGASAASIPAVETLHAPEKTITLNYYGGAIPAARANKIIAEFEKRYPTIKISYHAVPFNSYNETLGARFAQGDVDIFDIDQPQSASYAVRGWEADLTAAFANQRALIDPPALQESTINGKLLNLPYQIGTTFLYYNKKVLQQIGVAFPSNKAGEIPTWEWVEATAHKAVASKATAYGVTFSTPDMYYYLQPLAESLGAGSGVIGEKQLTPDINNPGWIQALSWYGKLYAEGLAPRGVRETALAFANGDSAFFYGGIWNSPTIIKNANLDFGITSAPRFKEGKAATTSGGWALGISALASEEKQQAAALFLNWYLFGENGGFVSADPETENVPTTEATRAVFWKNPAYADPRLAGLQAILTWQAQHAARIRPQTVGGAEFTQLVGAAIADIINGADAKKTLDSTNARLKTAWRKYQ; the protein is encoded by the coding sequence ATGAATTCATCTGCTAAAACATTCGCCGGCGTTCTGGCGGGGCTATTAATCACGCTGGGCGGCGCGTCCGCGGCGTCTATTCCGGCGGTAGAAACACTGCATGCGCCGGAGAAAACTATCACGCTCAACTATTACGGTGGCGCTATTCCGGCGGCGCGGGCGAACAAAATTATCGCTGAATTTGAAAAACGGTATCCGACGATCAAAATCAGCTATCACGCGGTGCCGTTCAATAGCTATAACGAAACGTTGGGGGCGCGTTTTGCCCAAGGCGATGTGGATATTTTCGACATCGATCAACCACAAAGCGCCAGCTATGCGGTACGCGGTTGGGAAGCGGACCTGACGGCCGCATTTGCCAACCAGCGCGCCTTAATCGATCCCCCCGCGCTGCAGGAGTCCACCATCAACGGTAAGTTGCTCAACTTGCCATACCAAATCGGCACCACCTTCCTCTATTACAACAAAAAGGTACTACAACAGATTGGCGTGGCGTTCCCCTCCAACAAGGCGGGAGAAATCCCGACGTGGGAATGGGTGGAAGCGACAGCGCACAAAGCGGTGGCCTCCAAAGCGACCGCCTACGGTGTGACTTTCTCCACGCCGGATATGTACTACTACCTGCAGCCGTTGGCGGAATCCCTTGGCGCAGGCAGCGGGGTCATCGGTGAGAAACAGCTGACCCCGGATATCAATAATCCAGGCTGGATCCAAGCGCTGAGCTGGTATGGCAAACTGTATGCCGAAGGTCTGGCGCCGCGCGGCGTGCGTGAGACCGCGCTGGCCTTTGCTAATGGCGATAGCGCCTTCTTCTATGGCGGTATTTGGAATTCACCCACCATCATCAAAAACGCCAACCTGGATTTCGGTATTACCTCGGCCCCGCGCTTTAAAGAAGGCAAAGCGGCAACCACCAGCGGCGGCTGGGCGTTAGGCATTAGCGCACTGGCAAGCGAAGAGAAACAGCAGGCGGCGGCGTTGTTCCTCAATTGGTATCTGTTCGGCGAAAACGGCGGTTTTGTCTCGGCCGATCCAGAAACGGAAAACGTGCCGACCACGGAAGCGACGCGCGCCGTGTTCTGGAAAAATCCCGCTTACGCCGATCCCCGTCTGGCCGGCCTGCAAGCTATTCTGACCTGGCAGGCGCAACACGCCGCCCGTATTCGCCCGCAGACCGTAGGCGGCGCTGAATTTACCCAACTGGTGGGCGCCGCTATCGCCGACATTATTAACGGCGCCGACGCGAAGAAGACGCTGGACAGCACCAACGCCCGGCTGAAAACCGCCTGGAGAAAGTATCAGTGA